Within bacterium, the genomic segment ATGCGCTCATCCTCGCCGAGAAATTGCTCTTGTTACGCTCGTAATTCGGTTTATTCTTCGTTCCGTGAAATCACCAATACGGTGATATCGTCGCTCTGCTCGGTGCCGCGGGTAAAGGCGTCTAGCCGTTTTTCCAAGGCAAAGAAAAATGCTTCATTCGATTGGTCGGCATACTTCACTGCAATCTTTTCCAACCGCTCTTGTTCAAACATTTTCCCGTTTCGGTTCGTCGCTTCAGTAACACCATCGGTATACAAGAGTAATCGCGCACCATGAGGAAACACACACCGCTCAGTCGTGCTGGGGAAATCGGGATTCAATCCAATCGGTAATCCGGTCGCCGGAAGTTGTTTACACCCGCCGGCTTTCGTCGAGAGCAAGATCGGTAAATGCCCGGCATTCCGATACACGAGTTCGCCGTCTTGGATGATTCCGAGAAATAGCGTGATGAAAACGCCAAACGGAAAAACACTCGAAAAGTGGTGGTCGATTTCGCTAAGCGTATCCAAGGGGGATTGTTCGCGCTGGGCGGTAAAACGCATGAGATTCGCCAACGCCGACATCCACAGCGCCGCGCCGGGTCCCTTTCCGCTGACATCGGCAATCGTGACGATATAACCATGGCGAGAAGGAAACGCATCGTAGTAATCGCCGCCCAAGGTACGTGCCACCCGGTAGTAACTCTGAATTTCATACCCGTTTAATGGAACAATCGAACTCGGCACTAACCGGCTTTGAAAAGTCTGGGCGGTATTTAATTCGACTTCCAACCGCTCTTTTTCCAACTGCGCTTCATACATCCGGCTCTTGAAAATCGCCAGCGCTGCCAGTGCCGCAAAGCATTGCAGCATTTGTTGCGCCTCGCTGGAAAAAGTGCCGCCGGTTGTTTGATTGAGCAGTTGCAGCGTACCAATCACTTTATCGTAAGCAACCATCGGCACACAGAGATAACCGCGGGTTGAAAAACCGGTTTTCTTATCGATCCCGGCGAAAAATCGTTCATCACACGATGCATCGGTGATGTTTACACTCTTGTGGTGTTGCGCGACCCACCCGGCAATCCCTTTTCCGACCGGTACTTTTACTTGCTTCATCTGCTCGGTGGTGAGATTGGTCGCGGCGGCAAGGGTGAGAATTTGCTCAAGCTCGTTCAATAAAAAAATCGAAGCGGCTTCCGCTCCGATTAGTTTTTGTGCTGAGATAAGTATTCTTCCAATCATTTCCTGCGAGTTGTTCGCATCGAGCACAGTCTGGATCGAGCGGGTGAGTGGTTCATAATCGAACATGGCAGGACGTTGTTCCGGTTCGCTTACGCTAGCGCTTTTATCGCTTTATCGATGGTCGGATAGATGGGAAGAATCTTCGATAGAAAGCTGATGTCGAGCACTTTCTTGATGTCGGCGGAAACATTTGCCAACGCAAGTTTCACCTGCGATTGTTGCGCAGTACTCAACATCCCCGCCATGACGCCGATCCCATAGGAATTTGCCCACTCCATTTTCTTTAAATCGAGGATGACGATTTTCATCGTACCGGCGATGATTTCGGAGCGGATCGCTTCGATTTGGTTCGCCTCTTCCGGTGTACCCATCCACTTGCCAGTCATTGCAACGATCAACGCCGCATCTTCCCGGCTGCTTAGGATCATTCCCACAGTTACCCCCTTTGAATAAGAGGGGGAGTATAGCACAATCCCTACCGCAAGTCAATGAGGATTCGTACATTGTATAGAATTTGTGTGGATACTTCCCGTTGAAAAACAAATTGTACTACGTTTGAGGGTGGAATCAATATTCCATAGGAGCGAGCTGCGCACGCACGCAATGGGTAGGAACAGGCAACCTCGCCGAGCAGCTGTTGTTAGCAGGCGTTTAATCGGTAGGTTTGAGGAAACTAACGGTATGCGTCTTTTCGGTGATTAACTATTTGAATTAAAATCGATTGATTAATTTCATCGATCTCATAAATCACCCGATAATCGCCAATACGAATCCGCCAACTATTTTTACTCCCGATAATTTTCCGGCTACCATGCGGTTTCGGGTTCTCCGTTAACGATCGAATTTCCGGGATTAATCTCCTGACTATCGGGGCGGGAAGACGATTAAGATCTCGCTCCGCTGCTTTAGTGAGGAGGAGATTATACATGTCCTAATCTACTATTTAGATACTCGTCGAAACTTCTCACTGTTTGAGGTTCCGCTTTCCGTTTCCGAAGCTCTTCCAAATCGACTTGATCTTCTAACCGTTCTAACATCTCTTCATACACATCGATTTCGAGAATGACTTTGGATGGCTTCCCTTTGTGGTAAACAATTTCCGGTTCGATTTTCAATCCGTCTTTCATAATCCCCTCCTTTGCTTAAATATACTACGACCATTCCGAATTCGATACAGATTTGCATTGTGTCACTAAGAAAATATAGCACTTACGAAGGGCATTCGCGATACGCCCGTTAGATGGGTACGGGCGCACCTTGTTTGCGCCCATTCGTTATTACAGGTCTGGAGACCTATCACTACCAATTCGGGCGGACATGGGAGTCCGCCCCTACCCACATGCAACGTTTTTGGTTATGACCTACACTAACCTGACGAATCCCAATAATCCACTGCGGACTTCGGAATTCCCCTCGTTTTCCTTACCGAATCGAGATTCCTTACATTACTATTTTCATAGGAATGGGTGATCCATGTTAACCGAATCGGAACTCAAGCAAATTGCGGAGCAAACCCTCGCCGAATGTAATGGCATTCCGGCCGAGGTCAATGTCTCCACCGGCGATAGCGCGTTGACTCGCTTTAGTGATAGCATCATCACGCAAAACGTCGCCTCGAAAACTGTCGGTCTCACGTTGCGGCTATTGCAAGATGGTCATATCGGCAAAGCGACTACTGGCAATCTCTCCGCTGCGGGCATCAAGAAGTGCGTTGATACTGCCCGTGCCGCGCTCGCCTTCACTTCGCCCGACCCGGAAGCGTTACCGTTGGTGATGCCGCAAACGTATCCCAGCGTCCCCGACCGCTTTGTCAAAGCATCGGCGGAAGCGACCCCGGAACAACGTGCCGAAGGGGTTATCCACGCTATCGACCGGTTCAAGAAAGACAATTTGAACGGCGCCGGGATCTACTCGAATAACGGCGGCGCGTTTGTGCTGGCAAATACAAACGGTCTCTATGCTTACAGCCATTCTTCCCACGCCTCGTTTTCAATTTCGGCGATGAGTGAAGACTCTTCCGGCTGGGCGCAGGATCACGACGACGATATCGCCAAAGTGAATATCGCCGAATGTGCCGAGACCGCTGCGCAAAAAGCGCTCATCGGAAAAAACCCGATTGGTCTCGAGCCGGGTGCTTATACCGTTATCTTCGAGCCGGCGGCAGTTGCCGAACTGCTCCTGTTTATGGCATGGGATGCCTTCAACGGACTCGCCTATGTCGAGGAGCGTTCCTGCTTCTCCGGTAAAATCGGCCAGAAAGTGGTCGGCGAAAATATCACCGTTGTCGACGATGCCTATCATCCGATGGCGGGCGGTCAGCCGTTCGATTTTGAAGGAATGCCGCGCAAAAAAGTAACGCTGATCGAAAACGGTGTTTTTAAATCTCCCGTCCATGATCGTCGTACTGCCAAGCGGATGGGCATTGAAACAACCGGACACGGATTGCCGCAACCCGATAGCTGGGGTCCGGTGCCGGTGAATTTGATTTTGCAACCGGGGAATTCTTCGACCGAAGAGATGATTGCCTCGACGAAACGCGGTCTCCTCGTCACCAAACTGCACTATGTCAATATCCTGAATCCGATGACATTGACATTAACCGGCATGACCCGTGACGGT encodes:
- a CDS encoding SpoIIE family protein phosphatase, encoding MFDYEPLTRSIQTVLDANNSQEMIGRILISAQKLIGAEAASIFLLNELEQILTLAAATNLTTEQMKQVKVPVGKGIAGWVAQHHKSVNITDASCDERFFAGIDKKTGFSTRGYLCVPMVAYDKVIGTLQLLNQTTGGTFSSEAQQMLQCFAALAALAIFKSRMYEAQLEKERLEVELNTAQTFQSRLVPSSIVPLNGYEIQSYYRVARTLGGDYYDAFPSRHGYIVTIADVSGKGPGAALWMSALANLMRFTAQREQSPLDTLSEIDHHFSSVFPFGVFITLFLGIIQDGELVYRNAGHLPILLSTKAGGCKQLPATGLPIGLNPDFPSTTERCVFPHGARLLLYTDGVTEATNRNGKMFEQERLEKIAVKYADQSNEAFFFALEKRLDAFTRGTEQSDDITVLVISRNEE
- a CDS encoding STAS domain-containing protein → MILSSREDAALIVAMTGKWMGTPEEANQIEAIRSEIIAGTMKIVILDLKKMEWANSYGIGVMAGMLSTAQQSQVKLALANVSADIKKVLDISFLSKILPIYPTIDKAIKALA
- a CDS encoding type II toxin-antitoxin system RelE/ParE family toxin, with the protein product MYNLLLTKAAERDLNRLPAPIVRRLIPEIRSLTENPKPHGSRKIIGSKNSWRIRIGDYRVIYEIDEINQSILIQIVNHRKDAYR
- a CDS encoding type II toxin-antitoxin system Phd/YefM family antitoxin, whose product is MKDGLKIEPEIVYHKGKPSKVILEIDVYEEMLERLEDQVDLEELRKRKAEPQTVRSFDEYLNSRLGHV
- a CDS encoding TldD/PmbA family protein, translated to MLTESELKQIAEQTLAECNGIPAEVNVSTGDSALTRFSDSIITQNVASKTVGLTLRLLQDGHIGKATTGNLSAAGIKKCVDTARAALAFTSPDPEALPLVMPQTYPSVPDRFVKASAEATPEQRAEGVIHAIDRFKKDNLNGAGIYSNNGGAFVLANTNGLYAYSHSSHASFSISAMSEDSSGWAQDHDDDIAKVNIAECAETAAQKALIGKNPIGLEPGAYTVIFEPAAVAELLLFMAWDAFNGLAYVEERSCFSGKIGQKVVGENITVVDDAYHPMAGGQPFDFEGMPRKKVTLIENGVFKSPVHDRRTAKRMGIETTGHGLPQPDSWGPVPVNLILQPGNSSTEEMIASTKRGLLVTKLHYVNILNPMTLTLTGMTRDGLFLIEDGKVVKGLKNFRFTESVLHVLNNVEALSKQLYKTSSFWGGGGTIVPAMKVNDFHFTSKTEN